The DNA window TATAATACTCATCggtattattagaaaaatatcgatttatatatatcaaattatattttaactaaaataatttataacataaatagtctactctattaaatatttatctttattcataatacttttatttcaattttcaataaaacaTATGAAATGTAAGTATACATGTCAAATCTTGAAGTTTAAGTATTCGGGACGAATACATGGCGACACTTCGACTCATCCCAAATTAACTACCGATTAAACCAGAGAAAATTCGTCCAAATAAAACCATTCGAATGGAATATAATCCTAACTAGagataatcatatatatatatattataaattttaacattgaGAAGAAAATGAAGGCATAATGGTTAGGCCAAGAATGAGGCTTTGATGGGGATGGGACCCAACATAGGGTGATTTGATCTGATCATATGGGGAAGCGACCAACGAGTGATGACAGCAAAATATATGTGACCCCTCCAAACCTTGGCATATTCCAGACATTAATTGCCTACTAACACCTgtcatttctaaaataataataagatattcaagaagataaacaaaaatgtcttaataataataaggtaAAATTTAATCCATGTAACATGTTTGATTAGGCTTGGAATTTGGTTAGGTTCATTGTATTCAATcaccatatttatttatacaaaatataagttaaaaacaaaatatgaaaaccaCAACTcaatcagaaaaaaaaaatcataaataatagtTCACCTaaatcaatatcttatttttttccaacccaaataattcatacaaaaataatcggaaataaaaattatatattgtccATCTACAACACCTTATATTACAAAACTTACTCCAAAcctttttttaacaattatatgGAACTATTTAATATGACCCGTTATGTATTCAAAGAGCTCTAATAAGAACCAAAATATTGAATACATGTAATGTTTATGAGTATCTTTGAATATTTCAAAGATTTTTATCTTTAGACGGTTGGAACTTGAAAGATAACCTATAATGTGAAtaattggaaaattgatttatCTAAATCCTTTCTCGTTTAGACCACATATAAAAACTCAGCCATctctaaaaaaaacatttagtcACATATCTTTATATATTGAAAGGAGGTTCTTATTTTAGATCTAACCAATTTGATAAATTACTTCTAAAGGAATGACAAAATCTCGTAACGATATATAACAGAATCTCCCTAGACACTCCACGAGTTTGTCACGTTATATTACTTATTGCAAGTGATTTTTCTACACAATGTTTGAATGGTTAATAGTAAAAGtgaatagaaaaattaaatgaaaggGAGAAAGAATTGAATAGAGTGTAGGGGAATAAGAGGTGTGGGCACACGTGTGGTGTGTGGCCCAAAGAAGAAAGTTCTATTCATTTTCCATTTCTATCACATGATCATCATTCACTTCacttcattaaaataatttttctttgtaatattAGGAGGTCAACATCTATTCATTCATCCTTGGTAATCATATCATGGGTGATTGGTAattacatgtatttttttttcttattaaagctttatatatatatatatatgatcggTAATTACTTAtgtatttttcttattaaaagtCGATCTTTAATTAAATACCCATTAATAACCCTCTAAGTTGAAGTAGGAGACTACGACTGAATGAGTCCTAATAAAATCGCTTAAAATAAAGTGAGACCATGATTATGGGTCGGTTACTCGGTTATACCATTGCAGAGTTCAATCATAATTAAAAGAAGAGTTTGATCCAGGCTCAAGAAGGAATGCATAGCTATATGTTTAACTCATACAAGCCAAACACCTTTTTCGGGGAGTTGGGCGAAAGAAAAAGAGGCTCCTAGCTAAAGGTAACTTGTCTCACTTGAGAACAAAGTGGTGCGATAactttcaaaaattaaaaatataataaaaaaaataagaaatttctTTTCAATTGTAAAATtgctaaatttatataataaaatagtatatatttttttataaaattttaattacttaataatataataaaatatcacaaattaaaaactcaaataacatattttattttatagaacaatatatttatcttttaaactcgacaaaattctttaaaaagccaacatcaaacaagctatgtgtagattttttttattatatatttttaaaatttaaactaaagttttaatagttaaaatgtaaataaaacaCATTAAAGTGACAATAATAGTTCTTAAgagattaaagataaaaaaaaataatgtagatGGTTTATACACAATTCctttgttaaataaaacttgattgtattatttttaaacaagttGTCATTTTAGGAGATAATTGGGTAAAAAAAAGGTATAggaaaagaagaaagacaaaccatgtgaaatagaaaaaaaaaaaatacatcaaaaacaaataaacaaaaacggCTTGACAACAAAGTAGCATGAATTGAGTTGTTAATTATTTTCCATATTTAAACTTAAGAAAATATGATGATCAGAATAATTTGggacttaattttataataatatatctcactaaatatgaattgattgatttgtttttatttatttatgagaatgaatttcaaattaaattacttaagaCCTAAAAATTGTTTGATATCTTGTTTGAATTGCTTTTAGTTAGAGAATTATTCAATGATATTTTAGCTTTGATTTTGATTGTTTAtgtaatcaattttaatttactacaactttaataaatataactttaacTCCCTTTCAACTTTAtctttcaaattctttaatacaactttaacatctaaaaaataatttcattatataattGAAGCACTAAACTCAACCTACTAAAATAGTTTTATGTGACAAAAATCATACATAAGATCAAATGTTAATAACATATGACACAGAGTCTCTCTTCTACATACAATTTAAGATCCAAGATTACAGGCAGAGAAGGAAAATCCATCCTGAAAATGGAGGCCAAGACTAGAATTCCACACAAATTCACACTCAGCCAACccatttgattatttgaaatcacAATCTTGATTTTCGAATACACTTGATAGGATTCATGTAAATCCTTCTTGACAAATTAGGAAACGGAGCCATACTGAAATTCGAAGAATCCTTCACATCCCAATCCTCCACGTTCTTCGGAACGCAAACATCGTAAAGTATTTGTCCAAGAACACCATGAGCGTTTATCCTCGGCAAGTTCGTCAATTGAATAAATCCTCCTCTTTCACCATCCTCAACAGACCCAACTGCTTTTCCATCGTGATACTCCACAGAAGTGGGAACAACGAAATGATCTTTCGATCCTAGAGCGACTCTTCTCACGATCTGATTTGCGTTTTTCGTTGCTTTCTTCAGAGATTGAAATGGGCCATGTTCTTCGTCATGACTACTGTCGAATCCCATTCTTTCTTCCCCTTCGAGTTGTCTAATTCTTTGAGAGTATATTGTTGATGACTTACCAAGAAGCTCTGTTACAGCAGCACTATATTCAATTGGGTAATTGCGATAATGACCTGCACTGTAATTCTCATTAAGAACGCCTTCAAATGATATCGTTTTTTAAAATTGTGAGGAAAAGGTGTGCAGACAAACCTACGTGAGAAGATCGATTCCATTTCACCATTTTCACATCTCCGCCCAGAGCTTCTAATCTTTGAGCGAAATTAAAGATAACATGCCAAGGAGCAAGATCGTCGTCTTCTGAACAGAAGATTAAATATGGAGCCCCCATGCTCTGTCATTCAAGATGttttgtcaataaatttatGTGAAAACATCTGTAAACACTTTCTTGATCAGGATCCGAATTAAGAAGAGAATTTCTATTTCCAATCATCAAATGACTTGAGATACCCGAATTAATgctttcaaataaatttattgacagTTTCTCATCTAGATCCGGATTCAGACACAAAAAGTGTTCTCAAATGGTCATCAATACACAAATCTTGGAAGAGTTGAAAGCAATTATATTTGAACATCCTAGGATCAGGGAAGAGCTGCATACTGTTTTCCGAGTCAACTCAGACAGTATTGAGTTAGATCAGTTTTTCTTTAGCATTGAAAAGTGCCAACAAAAGTAGAGAAGACTCACCACAGAGGAATAAAGAGTCTGCCAATAATCAGCTCGTTGCGATTCAAATCTAGTGAGGAAAAGAGTATCCAAGCCGGAAGATATGGAATTTACAATCCATTTTACTATAGGTGGTGGACTAGACATTTGTAGAACCGTCGGGTGTAGAATAAAACGCATACCCATGTCACTTTTAAAGTCAATTGGAGTTGAATCATAGATATGACCACATATGCAGTCCTTAACTAGCTTGTACTCATCCTACACAAGGCAAATACGACATGAACGAAGAGAAAAGGGAAGAAGATCTTGAATTATAAGATTCACTTTGCGTACTGAATTTGGAAGCGATTGACTTCTTCCATCAATTATCTGCAATACATATGGGAAATAGTGTTAACTTGAACAGAAACGTAAAGTTCAAGCTAACAAACGCCATTTTTTGTGGAAAAACTAACCTGAAGCATCTTATACATGCAAGCTTTTGGACCACCAGAAAATGAAGCAAGAACAACAGGGCATGGCCTCATTTTAAGTTCCTTCtcacaaacaaattaaaaattaacattataatcAGTTAGCAGCATCAGAAAGTTGCAATTATTTATGAGAtttattgataagaaaaataagCGGTTGTGAGATGTTGCAATATTCAGAGTAGAAGTTTGAACAAGTACACAAATAATCAGGCAAATTGGTCTGTCTGTTTGAGTGATTTCTTGAAACTGACATACATTTGTCTTTTCTTGTCTTCTTTCTAGCTTGTTTGGGTTTTCGAATAGTCAAATATGTTAAGTTCATTTAATAAACTAAGCCTTCGACCTTTCCCCAAAAAAACAACAATATATTGAGAGAATATGTTGAAAAACTGTCCATTTCATACCTTAATAAGTTCATTGAGTATTTCAAATGCCAATGCTGTTGCCTTCTCAGGAAAGAACCTATGGCAGAAATTCAAAATGATGAGTTAACAAAATTCATTAGCAACATCCTCTGCTAGGATTTATGAGTACGAAAAATATTCACAATTCACATAGCTCAAAAAGAGAGATCTTTCTATGGAAGGCTGTGCTGTGTCGAAATAAAATAATGGAACCCAACATCATATTAGGTGCAACAACCTAAATGGACTGAGTAAGTACACCTTTCAAACGACAAAAACAACCGCCAAACGTCTCAAAAGACATTGAAAGTGTCTAATTCGCAACCGCTGACCAATCAATAATCAGATCACAACCTTATAAAAATGGGAACAACACAGAACAAGAACACCAAATCATATCCTATTAAGGGTAGtaataatttcatcaaattcaaTCCCACTGTTTACACAAGAACTAATTCTGATAATGTATTGTTCTCTTTACTTAGAAATGGTCTTCTTTAAAGGACTTCTACATAATGTATTGCTCTCTATACTTATGATATGGGTGGTTGAAATCAAGAAATCTGTCATACAAGAACTTTAAAAATTGTAAAGACTACTAATTGAGTCACTTTATGATATGAAACACTCTTATCAGATCAGATATAACCTGGGAATGCAATGAATGCCTATAGTTCAGCTCTAATCGAGTATTTTCTATAAACTAAGATAGGAAATGATCATAAGAGAAATGATGGAATGAATTAGAAAAAAGGGGGCAAATTTGAGGGAGGAACTCACAAGTTGAGGAATTGGGAATGGCAGATGAGAGAATTCCAACCGAGAGAAGAATATAAGTCGACGTAATTCTTGAGGTGCTTATCTTGACTGGACATCCAAGCGAAAACCACGACAATACCTTCCACTTTTTCGGTTTCTTTCCTCCTCGTCCCCCAATAATACCTACCCCCAAATCCCCACATATCTTACAAAGCAATCAAAAACCTAACAGCAAGAGTTTGTCAAGTAGAAGTAAAATTGGGTTGTGATTTGCTGATCGATGATGAGAAATATTCCTTTATTTGTggacgaagaagaagattacGACCATGGATGAAGTCATGGAGTATGCCATACCGCGGCGGGACCCATTTCTCGTGTATCTTCTTCTGTACAATCATTTTCTTAGCCACGCCCAGGGAAGACTTCCATATTAAGACCAGCTTTCATAGGATTTTAGGGTAAAACTCTGGTTTTTCtaagtaatattttaaaatatttaatgtgtttttaaaaatattttgtttttcaatttttattattttttttaacaattaaaatattaaaatatatattattttaattttatatactattgtaatatttaaatactcAATAATCACAATTGAtggtattattaattaaaaaaaacaataataacatatCATCCATAGTAATTCAATTTAACAGTCAAAACAACACAACGAGaatctatatattaaatattataataaatttataaaatttaaaattttaataaagaagATCTAACCATGAATTTATTTTAGGGTTACAATAGCAGATGGATATCTCTAGGCTCCAtgaggtcttgggttcgagctCGTCAGACAATAAATTCTAcgtctggttaaatggttaagtgtgtttgcggattATGCGAGATTAGTCGCACTTCATAGGAGCAGTGGAActcagcgttctcaaaaaaaatataaactcatTGTCTGCGGTATCTTCACAACAATCCGATCAAACCAATCACGcggtataaaaaaaaattatacaaaaaattaTGAGCGACAGTAAATAATTTCATTGCCCGTGGGTTGGTAAACAACGTCGAGAAATGTTTTCATTTGATAATTATCCATCTACAtgtatataatcaaaataatgagaaattcgtataaattaagagaaaatatatgaagaagGGTCTTCAAATGAAATATCaacatcaaaaatattttattgagcAAATGAGAAATAATTTTAGATCTAACAATTTCATCTCATTTGTTGCTATAAAGGGGATGTACACAAACTCGAGAAATTATAACCAAGACATTGACAAGTATGAACAACAAATGACCTACAAAATATTGAgagtatttttcaaattataaaaattctacGCAATTTTGTAAGAGCAACTCCAACCGGCACACATAATCCCCCATTGTGCGTGCCATTTTCTCCTTCAACCCATCGGCATAAAAAAACCCGAACCTGCCTTCTCTCTCTTCAGTCCAGACGCAAATATGTGTATGGACGGTTGATTATCACAATTTTGgccatttttgaaaaaatggaccttacatttattttttattttttttaactttttatttttttacatctaaattaatcatttaacttatttttacttttaagataaaaaattataatattttttaaatgtataattaaatcattaaatttattatacttaaattttatctaatttattttataggtaTGTGTAtcaagtgttttttttattaataatgtttgttttatataatatgtttgtttatttaaatatattattgaattaaaatatttattataaattaattttattttaattttattttaattttattaaatgaataaaaaaaattagggttaaatatgtaaagttgataaatatatagataatattaataaagttaaaacgTTTGTGTAAGAAaggaatattctaaaaatattcttttgggtttagAAATGGGTTTTttggttggagatgaattattgtttaatgtaacatttactgcattttgggtttgagaatgtgTGTGTGGGTTGGAGATGGTGTAACACCCAGAAAACTCTTTGTCCCTATAACCCCTGAAAAATCCTTATCCCGAAAAAGTTCGaggtttgagaaattttaatcTCAGTTTACGTGTCAggaatcttttaaaaataaaacattattttaaaagatttaaacaaatcctaatagctttgaaattaatttgggtttaaatttaaataatctttagatttatcataatcaaatttaaatttgatttttcaaaatccgtaaataaattaattaaaaataattaatttgaaagattatttatttgaaacagaatcgccaattgatttttagtttttaaaatcaataaaaaggtatatgtatacaaacgtattttgcGCTTCATCCTATATACtcattttaaaaacggtctctattttataaaatattggcttgttgaaaattggttgtataacgttttattttaaccaattattctttcggtcctagacatgcatatgtttttgtgtatttaaaattgtaataacaatatttaaatgttggtacatgttgtTAATGATGATGACTAGGGAGGGATATACCTAAAAAGATCATCAGtatttaaaggcattagggtttaaacataaattccaaacgagcctttatcaaaatatttttgtgggaatttgaaatcattttctgtgttttgggatttttagaaaaaaaatacaaaaaaattggaaaataaaaGTGCAACCAAACAGACCCTATGACCGTTGTCCTCGGTCCTGGGTGCGTTTTTATCGGTTAGGGCTAAAGCCTTTGGTCCTAAGTCCAGAGTCTTGGTCGGGTTTTAAAGCCTCCCAGTCCTTAGGCTAAAATCTTtgatcggacctctcggtcctagtttAAAAAACCTCGGTCGAACCTCTTAGTCCTGGTTGAAAAGCCTCGgtcgaacctctcggtcctagctgaaaATCCTCGGTCGAATCTTTCTGTCCTAGATGAAAAGCCTTGGTTGGACCTCTTGGTCCTTATCGAAATTTCTCGGTCGGACGCCTCGGTCCTGACTAAAGATCCTCGGTCATATCTCTTAGTCCTAATCAAACCTCCTAGTCCTCAAGAAGatcaaaattgcaggttttgcaattttgattgAGGTTTGGATTGTTTGATCTAAGGGCATGTGTAGCTTCACAAATCTCCCAAGAACAACATGAACATCATCCCAAGGTATCATTCGACCTGGGTGATGttcaatttattcaaaacagtttgtaggccaaaaatcatgttttttggtttttaaagtttaatataGTGTAAGGAGCTTGCTAGTAGCTTCCTTATAtttcatatgattgattggtACCAATACATGAACAATagttgttcgttttgaccaattcaagaacttaaaattttcaattattttaaaatttttgattttgatcataATGATaggatggatcaaacataatataaataggTGACCAACATCACTAAAAACATGTTGTGAAGCTTTCTAGGTCGTTGTTATTGAGGATTAGCTCAAGAATAGAAAACCCAATTTTTgatttttccaaattcaaaattgggtattttgttttaaatcgaGTGATCTATTCTAGCTTTCATAGAAAGCTTGTAAatgatcctaagatcatttacCAATCAAGAAATCCAACAACTAGGcaatatacaaacttatgaaaactgaaatatataaatttcaatttcaaactagaaGTTGAATTAGAAGATGATTGGAAGTTTaacaaggattgaagaacattCCTTATACATTATGGAAGCTTTTGGGGTGGTCTCTTGCCTTCGAATTTATcaagggaggctatttatagcctcttgAAGTCGATTTGGGAAGCAATTTGATTGGATTTAGTCAGAAACCCTCAATGGTATTTTGGCTATTCTTGATTCAACTTGCCCGATTAGTCCATAATGAAGCCTATGATcataggagaaatgatcaccgtgatagggtgatcattttaaCTTTTGAATTAGTCAAAATGGTGGACTATCGACGAAGTTCAATCTTTGACAAATCAAAGATGAGATTCTTCCTTATATGTTATTCATCGCAAGGAAGAATACAAACTAGGAGTAAAATGACACCGTCTTGGGTGTAAATACGGACACAGAGCATTCTGTTAGTGTCTCGTTTAGGTTCTATCCACAACCGAGTGATCCGTTGCGTTTCAGCTAACGTGCGTTAGCTGATTCCCTACTTCGCAGATGCGTGCTCCTTTCGCTACAGCGGGCAACGCGGGCGACTCTTGGGCGTTAGATAAAAATCTAGTGCCTATCTAAAGGCCGTGGTTTCGGCTATATCAATCCTTCTGGATTTTGACTACATCtgattacaaatttattttttcattttaaaccttaagggtttatttaaaattaatttttttccacccttttgactttattttaaaatctgtaaaatacacaaaaatatttaaaatatatatgacatttattttgtcaaattttttttttgtatattcttgggttgaataaataatttatttgggataaaatggatacaacatttatctaaaattatttattttaatcctcttgatttttctaaaattaattttagataaaatatgtacaacatttatcccaaattattttttttgtcattatccttaattattttaggattttaattattacaataattaatccatttaattgtttaattaggttttggccttgaggttaactattttgattttatttattcgaatataatcaaaataattatttataaatttataaattgggtgtgtaaaattttagtgcttatagaATGCCCCTCTCTAATCAAGTTTGATTACAACAAACCGATTTTGAAAACGTACATATgagtatgacatctaa is part of the Impatiens glandulifera chromosome 1, dImpGla2.1, whole genome shotgun sequence genome and encodes:
- the LOC124920027 gene encoding uncharacterized protein LOC124920027; its protein translation is MGMRFILHPTVLQMSSPPPIVKWIVNSISSGLDTLFLTRFESQRADYWQTLYSSVSMGAPYLIFCSEDDDLAPWHVIFNFAQRLEALGGDVKMVKWNRSSHVGHYRNYPIEYSAAVTELLGKSSTIYSQRIRQLEGEERMGFDSSHDEEHGPFQSLKKATKNANQIVRRVALGSKDHFVVPTSVEYHDGKAVGSVEDGERGGFIQLTNLPRINAHGVLGQILYDVCVPKNVEDWDVKDSSNFSMAPFPNLSRRIYMNPIKCIRKSRL